One Gimesia aquarii DNA segment encodes these proteins:
- a CDS encoding formyltransferase family protein — protein MQVTITAVGPDNRGLADPIVHYVTGVGANIHEIQMYDHDSERLFAMFLRLDWPADVEPIPVLRERIMQIGTQKGLTLRVWARDEQNRLPRIAICTTYRSEPAEAVLNAIKEGVIQAQPVVIIGNRDRCQSLAEKHNLDFHNIGDERGNPDNTEMVNLFDSYDVDYVLLARYMRVLPPNICWSFAGGRIINLHHGLLPSFPGFQPYEDAFSHNMLTFGATIHFIIPELDAGNQIIHQNAFAVSPGTPLKEIKRIGETQHEPECLVEGVRRVIDREVELHFHRVVGIETI, from the coding sequence ATGCAGGTCACTATTACAGCAGTTGGACCCGATAATCGTGGTTTGGCCGACCCCATCGTGCATTACGTGACCGGTGTGGGCGCGAACATTCACGAAATCCAAATGTATGATCATGACTCAGAACGGCTGTTTGCTATGTTTTTGCGGCTGGACTGGCCGGCTGATGTAGAGCCAATTCCCGTTTTGAGAGAACGGATCATGCAGATTGGCACACAAAAAGGACTCACATTACGTGTCTGGGCGCGAGATGAACAAAATCGGCTGCCTCGTATTGCCATTTGCACGACTTATCGTAGCGAACCTGCTGAAGCCGTACTGAATGCCATCAAAGAGGGGGTGATTCAAGCACAGCCCGTTGTGATTATTGGAAACCGGGACCGCTGCCAATCTTTGGCTGAAAAACATAATCTGGATTTTCATAACATTGGTGACGAACGTGGAAATCCTGACAACACTGAGATGGTCAATCTCTTCGATTCCTACGATGTCGATTATGTCTTGCTTGCTCGGTATATGCGTGTGCTACCCCCCAATATCTGCTGGAGCTTTGCTGGCGGGAGAATCATCAATCTGCATCATGGTTTACTACCTTCGTTTCCAGGGTTTCAGCCCTATGAGGATGCATTCAGCCATAATATGCTCACATTTGGTGCCACCATTCACTTCATAATTCCGGAGCTGGATGCTGGTAATCAAATCATTCACCAAAATGCGTTTGCTGTCTCGCCGGGGACTCCGTTAAAAGAGATCAAACGCATTGGCGAGACTCAACATGAGCCGGAATGCCTGGTGGAAGGAGTGCGTCGTGTCATTGATCGTGAGGTGGAGCTGCATTTTCATCGCGTAGTAGGTATTGAAACAATCTGA
- a CDS encoding uracil-DNA glycosylase: MKPESKWHQLNQKIIRCTSCNRLLAHCQKIAAEKRKSFQDWDYWGKPVPNFGDPQAELLIVGLAPAAHGANRTGRMFTGDQSGDWLYRALHKAGFANQPEAQSCSDGLRLQNCAITATCHCAPPANKPSRDEIENCHTWMEQTVELLPVKVFLALGQIGWKSVVDFKKRQGKLNGKRPQFSHGANYQFSDGIWLVGSYHPSQQNTFTGRLTEPMFDSVFELVESKLKEKP; the protein is encoded by the coding sequence ATGAAACCTGAATCCAAGTGGCATCAGTTAAATCAAAAGATCATTCGTTGTACAAGTTGTAATCGACTACTTGCCCACTGCCAAAAGATTGCAGCGGAAAAACGAAAGTCCTTTCAGGACTGGGATTACTGGGGAAAACCTGTCCCTAATTTTGGCGATCCGCAAGCAGAGTTATTAATCGTAGGACTGGCCCCCGCCGCTCATGGTGCCAACAGAACAGGCAGAATGTTTACCGGTGACCAAAGCGGCGACTGGCTCTATCGTGCTTTGCACAAAGCAGGATTTGCCAATCAGCCGGAAGCCCAAAGCTGCTCTGATGGTCTGCGACTACAAAACTGTGCTATTACAGCAACCTGCCACTGCGCACCACCGGCCAATAAACCAAGCCGAGATGAAATCGAAAACTGTCATACATGGATGGAACAAACGGTCGAATTACTACCCGTGAAAGTATTCCTTGCATTGGGTCAGATCGGCTGGAAATCAGTCGTTGATTTCAAAAAACGGCAGGGGAAATTGAATGGAAAGCGTCCTCAATTTTCACATGGAGCGAATTACCAGTTCTCGGATGGTATTTGGCTGGTGGGTAGTTATCACCCCAGTCAGCAAAATACATTCACAGGGCGACTAACCGAACCGATGTTTGATTCCGTTTTTGAGCTGGTTGAATCAAAACTGAAAGAAAAACCGTAA
- a CDS encoding SMP-30/gluconolactonase/LRE family protein produces MKRLAIFLLSLAFINNTNNAADSIVDTSSPLETIATDFGLADGPAWDGGGNLYFPDVKGGKLYRYNPKSGKVQVFLNNAGRISATYFNHGKLFLSNNGASQISVLNGKQKTRIAGQPRDAKPSRRPNDLVVDQQGGIYYTLTGAGEVVWISPEGKQHIVIKNIKTPNGLILSPDGKTLYVAAYVPKEIWAYTVTKPGVVENGRLFAKMDSGPQKGADGMTVDRAGNVYCAGPADIWIWNPEGKLLAKIHTPTRPINCTFGDQDMRSLYITGFGGLYRQRMNTYGCFPEPALKEKTKNPKRPSTAIPKTVSPHLNVVYGQVGHRKLLADIFVPKSGKGPFPAIIVVHGGGWLNGDKAKFRALALALCERGYVTMAVGYRLGHEAKFPAGIQDCNAAVRFLRGEAQKYHVDPQKIGAVGGSAGGHLVGLMAAAPHVKQLQGSAGNQDQPSNLQAAIVMAGPMQMASGSVADRSRKNPKKSNSNQWLGKTIDEAPELYQLSDAYLHFSKKTPPLLFMVGEFDQPERNAPSREKLKSFGVDTDVKVYPKGKHGCWNQLPWFNDMVTDMDQFFQNHLK; encoded by the coding sequence ATGAAACGGCTTGCTATTTTTCTATTATCGCTCGCTTTTATTAACAATACCAATAACGCCGCGGATTCGATTGTTGATACCTCGTCGCCTCTTGAAACAATTGCTACCGATTTTGGATTGGCAGATGGCCCTGCCTGGGATGGAGGTGGAAATCTCTATTTTCCTGATGTCAAAGGAGGAAAGCTATATCGCTACAATCCGAAGTCAGGCAAGGTTCAGGTTTTTCTCAACAATGCCGGGCGTATCAGTGCTACCTACTTCAACCATGGAAAACTGTTCTTGTCAAATAATGGTGCCAGCCAGATCAGTGTGCTAAATGGCAAACAGAAAACACGAATCGCGGGCCAGCCGAGAGATGCCAAGCCTTCACGCAGGCCCAACGATCTCGTGGTCGATCAGCAAGGTGGGATTTATTATACACTCACAGGAGCAGGTGAAGTCGTCTGGATTTCACCCGAAGGTAAGCAACACATCGTTATTAAAAATATTAAAACGCCAAACGGCTTGATTCTTTCTCCCGATGGTAAAACACTTTATGTAGCGGCTTATGTACCTAAAGAAATTTGGGCGTATACAGTAACCAAACCTGGAGTTGTAGAAAACGGTCGCCTCTTTGCCAAAATGGATTCCGGTCCTCAAAAAGGTGCTGATGGAATGACAGTTGATCGCGCAGGTAATGTCTACTGTGCGGGACCTGCTGATATATGGATCTGGAATCCTGAAGGCAAACTTCTGGCAAAGATCCATACACCAACACGTCCCATAAACTGCACATTCGGCGATCAAGATATGCGTTCTTTATACATTACCGGCTTTGGTGGTTTATACCGTCAGCGAATGAATACTTATGGGTGTTTTCCTGAACCGGCTCTGAAAGAAAAAACTAAAAACCCCAAACGCCCCTCGACAGCGATTCCCAAAACAGTTTCTCCTCACCTGAATGTCGTTTACGGTCAAGTAGGACATCGAAAATTATTAGCCGATATTTTTGTCCCGAAATCAGGAAAAGGACCATTTCCTGCTATCATTGTAGTACATGGTGGAGGCTGGCTAAACGGTGACAAAGCAAAATTCCGCGCACTGGCTCTTGCGTTGTGTGAACGTGGATATGTTACCATGGCAGTCGGATATCGACTGGGACATGAAGCCAAATTTCCCGCAGGCATTCAGGATTGCAATGCTGCGGTTCGTTTTTTAAGGGGAGAAGCACAAAAGTACCATGTTGATCCTCAAAAAATTGGTGCCGTGGGTGGCTCAGCGGGAGGACATCTGGTGGGCCTGATGGCAGCAGCACCTCATGTAAAACAGTTGCAAGGTAGCGCAGGTAATCAAGATCAACCTTCAAATCTACAGGCTGCAATCGTTATGGCCGGTCCGATGCAAATGGCTTCTGGCTCGGTAGCTGATCGCTCTCGCAAGAATCCGAAAAAATCAAATTCGAATCAGTGGTTGGGCAAGACGATTGATGAAGCCCCAGAATTGTATCAACTCAGTGATGCGTACTTGCACTTCTCGAAGAAGACACCACCGCTCTTATTCATGGTGGGTGAGTTTGATCAACCAGAACGCAATGCACCTTCTCGTGAGAAACTGAAATCTTTCGGCGTCGATACTGACGTAAAAGTTTATCCGAAAGGAAAACATGGCTGCTGGAACCAATTGCCCTGGTTCAATGACATGGTGACAGATATGGACCAGTTTTTTCAGAATCACCTGAAATAA
- a CDS encoding DUF5077 domain-containing protein: MMLNLPFRFTPNFRNLLRTSSLILIISTAVCLFYGIELVGETKSASQISNTSFPIQKKWGTISTLPQGLKLEISQLEQKEKLLIPRMNNRIKSVYFAQDADKKPLDLKPGVNEWEIRLPAKNKLTFPTSVVVEFKEPPYLPVKPRVIQENQKKQIILDAKDAIVHGEMLRFEPQPHKNTVGYWVKEKDWCEWKLKSNAPGVFDVYILQGCGKGQGGSKVELSVNESKLNFTVEDTGHFQNFKERHIGKLTISKTGVYSLQLKPQQKTKNAIMDVRQIRLIRQ, from the coding sequence ATGATGCTCAACTTACCGTTCAGGTTCACCCCCAATTTTAGAAATCTTCTCCGCACCTCTTCCCTGATTCTCATTATAAGCACAGCAGTTTGTCTTTTCTATGGCATCGAACTTGTAGGTGAGACGAAGTCCGCATCCCAGATCAGTAATACATCATTTCCTATCCAGAAAAAGTGGGGTACGATCAGCACTCTACCTCAAGGTCTGAAGCTGGAGATCTCTCAGTTAGAGCAAAAAGAAAAGCTCCTGATTCCGCGAATGAATAATCGCATCAAATCTGTTTATTTTGCTCAGGACGCTGATAAGAAACCACTTGATCTGAAACCTGGCGTAAATGAATGGGAAATCCGCTTGCCTGCAAAAAACAAATTGACATTCCCTACATCGGTGGTTGTTGAATTTAAAGAGCCCCCTTACTTACCGGTAAAGCCCAGAGTGATTCAAGAGAACCAGAAGAAACAAATTATCCTGGATGCAAAAGATGCGATCGTACATGGTGAAATGCTACGATTTGAACCGCAACCGCATAAAAATACAGTTGGCTACTGGGTGAAAGAGAAAGACTGGTGCGAATGGAAACTCAAGTCGAATGCTCCCGGCGTTTTTGATGTCTATATTCTTCAAGGATGTGGTAAGGGACAAGGAGGCAGCAAAGTCGAACTGTCTGTCAATGAAAGCAAACTCAACTTCACCGTGGAAGATACTGGGCATTTTCAAAACTTTAAAGAGCGACATATTGGCAAGCTGACTATCAGTAAAACCGGTGTCTATTCTTTACAGCTAAAACCACAACAAAAAACGAAGAACGCCATTATGGACGTACGTCAAATACGTCTGATTCGTCAATAA
- a CDS encoding NUDIX hydrolase produces MNDKDQESDQIIAETRFLRLIKRGRWEFIQRANATGVVCLFPLTSDHQVIFVEQFRPPVDAPVIEFPAGLAGDIEGQESEAFQTAALRELMEETGYESQTVIPLGLTVSSAGLTDETVHFFLALDLTKVAVGGGDDLENITVHTVPFVDIEEWLNVAEKRGCLIDARIYAGLYYLSKYIT; encoded by the coding sequence ATGAATGACAAGGATCAGGAATCCGATCAGATCATTGCTGAGACGCGCTTCTTAAGATTAATAAAACGGGGACGCTGGGAATTCATTCAGCGTGCGAATGCAACAGGTGTGGTTTGTTTGTTCCCACTCACTTCTGATCATCAAGTGATTTTTGTGGAACAGTTTCGACCACCTGTGGATGCGCCAGTAATTGAATTTCCGGCTGGACTGGCTGGTGATATCGAGGGGCAGGAGTCCGAAGCCTTTCAAACCGCAGCACTACGTGAACTCATGGAAGAAACTGGCTATGAATCACAGACAGTAATACCACTCGGGCTAACAGTTTCTTCGGCTGGACTGACAGATGAAACGGTTCACTTTTTTCTCGCATTGGATCTGACAAAAGTTGCTGTAGGTGGAGGCGATGATTTAGAAAACATTACCGTGCATACCGTTCCTTTTGTGGATATTGAAGAGTGGCTGAACGTAGCGGAAAAGCGAGGTTGTCTGATCGATGCGCGGATTTATGCCGGGCTTTATTATTTATCTAAATACATCACTTAA
- a CDS encoding pyridoxal phosphate-dependent aminotransferase, protein MTEEWISDRMHLIDASGIRKVFDLAANMKNPINLSIGQPHFDTPEPVKVALCQAVRDGKNAYSQTQGIAPLIEKIQDRVDAEYHHDDRQVFISSGTSGALMLVLNALVNPGDEVIVFDPYFVMYSHLAKVVGAKLVFVETYPDFSIDIEKVRAAITERTKLILFNSPSNPTGYVATEAETRDLAELAAEKNVALVSDEIYRSFCYDHSFVSPARFNENVIVIDGFSKSHSMTGHRLGFVHGPQSIMQQMIKLQQYTFVCAPQPIQWAGLAALDYDVSERVEEYRQKRDLMRDRLSGRYEISGAEGAFYMFLKAPWGTGTEFCMEAIKNNLLIIPGNVFSNHDSHFRISYAQENPILEQGAEILNRLVDQIGSKY, encoded by the coding sequence ATGACTGAAGAATGGATTTCCGACCGCATGCATCTGATTGATGCATCTGGAATTCGCAAAGTTTTTGATCTGGCTGCCAATATGAAGAATCCGATAAATCTCAGCATCGGGCAGCCTCACTTTGATACTCCGGAACCAGTTAAGGTTGCTTTGTGCCAAGCTGTGAGAGATGGTAAAAATGCCTACAGCCAGACTCAGGGGATTGCGCCCTTAATTGAGAAGATCCAGGATCGTGTGGATGCTGAATATCATCACGACGATCGTCAGGTTTTCATTTCCAGCGGTACCAGCGGTGCGCTGATGCTGGTTTTAAACGCACTCGTCAATCCTGGCGATGAAGTGATTGTCTTCGATCCGTACTTTGTGATGTACTCACATTTGGCGAAAGTGGTTGGAGCTAAACTGGTTTTTGTGGAAACCTATCCCGATTTCTCGATTGATATAGAGAAAGTTCGAGCCGCAATCACAGAACGTACAAAATTAATTTTGTTTAATAGCCCCAGCAATCCTACTGGTTATGTAGCAACCGAAGCAGAAACCCGCGATTTGGCAGAGCTGGCTGCGGAAAAAAATGTGGCACTGGTGAGCGATGAAATCTATCGTTCCTTTTGTTACGACCATTCTTTTGTTAGTCCAGCGAGATTTAATGAAAATGTGATTGTGATTGATGGGTTCAGTAAATCACATTCAATGACAGGTCACCGACTTGGTTTTGTGCATGGCCCTCAAAGCATCATGCAGCAGATGATCAAGTTACAGCAATATACGTTCGTTTGTGCTCCCCAGCCAATTCAATGGGCAGGCCTGGCCGCGCTAGACTATGACGTTTCTGAGCGAGTCGAAGAGTATCGCCAAAAACGTGATTTAATGCGTGATCGATTATCAGGGCGGTACGAGATTTCAGGCGCTGAAGGAGCATTTTATATGTTCCTGAAAGCTCCGTGGGGAACAGGGACCGAATTCTGTATGGAAGCGATCAAAAACAATCTCTTGATCATTCCCGGTAATGTGTTTAGTAACCATGATTCGCATTTTCGCATTTCTTATGCTCAGGAAAATCCGATTCTGGAACAGGGAGCCGAAATCCTAAATCGGCTGGTAGATCAGATAGGTAGTAAATACTAG
- a CDS encoding serine/threonine protein kinase: MPADKPQKKMSNVHTGASGESSASPPVKGAESRTQRLSGVEDSDPMGQTVHQTSDSSPSPRETQAVNLVGKQLGDFKILRKLGQGGMATVYLAEQVSLKREAAIKVMHDELLSDETHLKRFEREAKAAAGLTHPNIVQVYMTGEFEGTHYIAQEYVRGINLREYLARYAPPDYALIIRIMRQIAAALNAAAEKEVVHRDIKPENIMMTSKKQIKVADFGLAQIAQSDERVNLTQVGMTMGTPLYMSPEQVNGGVLDQRSDIYSLGVTCYHLISGRPPFHGETALSIAVKHLNEAAPPLTDRRPDLPVALCDLVHRMMEKDPDKRPANASELIQEIKKIPEQVSDSQQNNWRSFLPFQGNRNIQRQLAAFLLAFLCVGSVAAAFGWINRPGDPLNAPFLQQGDNATDQNIIPKEKSAMIQYLLAVRLGNSEHAWKAVITNFPDDEFYKSRAQIRLGLLLIREGRYEDAKKIFQELIDSGQSVSTIVNGYAGLMALESIGGDAQKSQEIWNLQVEKQLSDPDIELDTEMVEYVSRALRNNQSVLGIDNGKELDEIFDLPNADEADRS; this comes from the coding sequence ATGCCAGCTGACAAACCGCAGAAAAAAATGAGCAATGTCCACACGGGGGCGTCTGGTGAAAGTTCCGCATCACCCCCGGTGAAAGGGGCAGAATCTCGTACTCAACGATTATCTGGTGTTGAAGATTCTGATCCCATGGGCCAGACCGTCCACCAGACCAGCGACTCCTCTCCGTCACCTCGTGAAACCCAAGCAGTGAATCTGGTGGGCAAGCAGTTAGGTGACTTCAAAATTTTGAGGAAATTGGGGCAGGGGGGGATGGCGACTGTCTACCTGGCTGAGCAGGTTTCTCTCAAACGGGAAGCCGCGATCAAGGTCATGCATGATGAATTGTTAAGCGATGAAACGCATCTCAAGCGTTTTGAACGTGAAGCAAAAGCGGCCGCGGGACTTACACATCCTAATATCGTACAGGTTTATATGACGGGAGAGTTTGAAGGAACGCATTATATTGCTCAAGAATATGTGCGTGGTATTAATCTGAGAGAATATCTTGCGCGTTATGCTCCCCCAGACTATGCTTTGATTATCAGGATCATGCGACAGATCGCTGCTGCATTAAATGCTGCAGCAGAAAAAGAAGTCGTTCATCGGGATATCAAACCCGAGAATATTATGATGACGTCCAAAAAACAGATCAAGGTTGCCGATTTTGGACTGGCACAAATTGCTCAGTCTGATGAACGAGTCAATCTCACTCAAGTTGGCATGACGATGGGGACTCCTTTGTATATGAGTCCAGAGCAAGTCAATGGTGGAGTACTTGATCAGCGCAGTGATATCTATTCACTAGGGGTAACCTGTTATCACTTGATTTCGGGGCGGCCCCCCTTTCATGGTGAAACGGCACTTTCCATTGCCGTCAAACATTTAAATGAGGCGGCTCCTCCACTAACAGATCGACGTCCGGATCTACCAGTGGCGCTTTGTGATTTAGTCCATCGTATGATGGAAAAGGATCCCGATAAACGGCCTGCGAACGCCAGCGAGCTTATTCAGGAAATAAAAAAAATTCCGGAACAGGTTTCTGACAGTCAGCAAAACAACTGGAGATCGTTTCTTCCTTTTCAGGGGAATCGAAATATTCAGAGGCAACTCGCCGCGTTTCTGTTGGCTTTCCTATGTGTGGGCAGTGTGGCTGCCGCCTTTGGATGGATCAATCGTCCCGGAGATCCGTTGAATGCTCCTTTTCTCCAACAAGGGGACAATGCAACTGATCAAAATATAATACCAAAAGAAAAATCAGCCATGATTCAGTATCTCCTGGCAGTCAGGTTGGGAAACAGTGAACATGCATGGAAGGCCGTTATTACAAACTTTCCGGATGACGAATTTTACAAATCTCGTGCACAAATCCGATTGGGACTGTTACTAATCAGAGAAGGTCGATATGAGGATGCAAAAAAGATTTTCCAGGAACTGATTGATTCTGGTCAGTCTGTTTCTACTATAGTGAATGGTTATGCAGGCCTGATGGCACTCGAAAGCATAGGGGGCGATGCTCAAAAGTCTCAGGAAATATGGAATCTCCAGGTTGAAAAACAACTGAGTGATCCGGATATAGAACTGGATACAGAAATGGTTGAATATGTTTCACGGGCTCTTAGAAATAACCAAAGTGTCCTTGGTATTGATAACGGCAAAGAACTCGATGAAATCTTCGATCTGCCTAATGCAGATGAAGCAGATCGATCATAA
- a CDS encoding SpoIIE family protein phosphatase: MAILQILKGKVPEQIIELSGDRVIMGRHPNCEIVLDNVAVSRYHAQILESHGFFYLEDLHSRNGTLLNGAPIEGRTELHESDTISICDIQMQFLLNYQDHSDFLDSSIQQTMEVSNSSLKQEAHLLAIDENSEEGVLDGSSIISQLDLNTSSQLRISVKPEVKLHAVLEISQTLSRALKLDEVLPRILDGLFKIFAQADQGFIMLQSPERKKLVVKATKARRSEDEDAIRISTTIVRQAIMSGAAILSADAVEDDRFKMSESITSLRIRSMMCVPLISHGGDILGVIQIATRDIGQQFDKDDLDVLVAITQQASLAVENAKLHEDLVKQRDIERDLEFAHQIQLGLLPHSRPKFKEYEFFDYYESAQSVGGDYFDYIKLPNGKLVVTLGDVAGKGVPAAILMARLYASARFQVLSKPSADKALTELNTEIASSGVGLRFITFVIAVLDPKKHTVSLVNAGHMAPLLRKSAEGTVVPVAQEKSGMPLGVLKDQTFHVETITLEKGDTLVFYTDGVTEAMDQDNHLYHRDRLIKYIKSGPEEVEPLVKGILSDVDAFRQDSMQKDDICVVSFRRKK, encoded by the coding sequence GTGGCGATTTTACAAATATTAAAAGGGAAAGTTCCCGAACAAATCATCGAGTTAAGTGGCGATCGTGTGATTATGGGCCGCCACCCTAACTGCGAAATCGTGCTTGATAATGTCGCGGTCAGCCGTTATCACGCGCAGATTCTGGAGAGCCACGGTTTCTTTTACCTGGAAGATCTACATAGTCGAAATGGGACGTTATTGAATGGGGCTCCCATCGAAGGAAGAACCGAACTGCACGAAAGCGATACGATTAGTATTTGTGATATCCAGATGCAGTTTTTATTGAACTATCAGGATCATTCCGATTTTCTCGATTCATCCATTCAACAGACGATGGAAGTTAGTAATTCTTCCTTGAAACAGGAAGCACATTTGCTGGCCATCGACGAGAATTCGGAAGAAGGTGTTCTTGATGGTTCATCGATTATCAGCCAGCTTGATTTGAATACTAGCAGCCAGTTACGTATCAGTGTGAAGCCAGAGGTTAAGCTACATGCCGTTTTGGAAATTAGCCAGACGCTCAGCCGTGCTTTAAAGCTGGATGAAGTACTTCCTCGAATTTTGGATGGGCTGTTCAAGATATTTGCACAGGCTGACCAGGGTTTCATTATGCTCCAGAGTCCCGAGCGCAAAAAGCTCGTAGTCAAAGCCACAAAAGCCAGACGGTCAGAGGACGAGGATGCGATTCGGATCAGCACGACAATCGTGCGACAAGCCATTATGAGTGGGGCCGCGATTTTGAGTGCCGATGCGGTAGAAGATGATCGTTTCAAAATGAGTGAGAGTATTACTTCACTCAGAATTCGTTCCATGATGTGCGTTCCACTCATTTCACACGGTGGTGATATTCTGGGAGTGATTCAAATTGCAACGCGTGATATCGGCCAGCAATTCGATAAAGATGATTTGGATGTTTTAGTGGCAATTACGCAGCAGGCGAGTCTGGCCGTAGAAAATGCGAAGTTGCACGAAGATCTGGTGAAGCAACGAGATATCGAGCGTGATTTAGAGTTTGCACATCAGATTCAATTGGGCTTATTACCCCATAGCCGCCCCAAATTTAAAGAATATGAGTTTTTTGATTATTATGAATCAGCGCAAAGTGTTGGCGGTGATTATTTCGACTACATCAAACTACCTAATGGTAAACTCGTCGTTACTTTAGGTGATGTTGCCGGCAAGGGGGTTCCGGCGGCAATTTTAATGGCACGTTTGTATGCCTCGGCACGATTTCAAGTTCTTTCAAAACCATCTGCCGATAAAGCTTTAACTGAATTAAATACAGAGATTGCTTCAAGCGGTGTTGGATTACGGTTTATCACCTTTGTAATTGCAGTCCTTGATCCAAAGAAGCATACTGTTTCGCTTGTGAATGCAGGACATATGGCCCCTCTGCTGAGAAAAAGTGCAGAAGGGACTGTAGTACCAGTCGCACAAGAAAAATCAGGGATGCCCCTGGGAGTTTTAAAAGACCAAACTTTCCATGTAGAAACCATAACATTGGAAAAAGGAGACACATTAGTCTTTTACACGGATGGAGTCACTGAAGCCATGGATCAGGATAATCATCTTTATCACCGAGATCGCCTGATTAAATATATCAAGTCTGGCCCTGAAGAGGTTGAGCCGCTTGTGAAAGGAATTCTGTCAGATGTGGATGCTTTCAGACAGGATTCGATGCAAAAAGATGACATTTGTGTTGTCAGCTTTCGGCGTAAAAAGTAA